One genomic window of Lytechinus variegatus isolate NC3 chromosome 1, Lvar_3.0, whole genome shotgun sequence includes the following:
- the LOC121406631 gene encoding uncharacterized protein F54H12.2-like, producing MAKLHDKSDACCKSELDLFTIPSTQMSILKGPWVEYHPVSTITDAAPIEFNVGGTAEEYVDLSQTMIQVTTKIVNPDNSSLRPDAQVGPVNLFLPSLFSQVDVMLNEKLVSQPSNTYPYRALMETLLHYGSEAKTSQLTQQLYYKDEAGRMDAVNPLDDETNEGLKKRHTFIAGSKLLAMIGPVYADLFFQERLLLPGVDLKLKFNRSKDSFCLLSSDTNPKYKVVIDKASLYVRRVKVNPSVMISHTKTLEKSNAKYPVNKVDVRSFSIPAGNMSVSKDNLFLGQLPNRIIVGFVDNDAYNGSYTKNPYNFKHLNLNFIGVTIDGESIPMRPLRPNYVEGPGQNFIHAYNSLFMGCGRMFRIKDWTLTEKNIQRDTRCTPLT from the coding sequence ATGGCTAAACTACACGACAAGAGCGATGCCTGTTGTAAATCAGAATTGGATCTTTTTACTATCCCCAGTACACAAATGAGTATTCTCAAAGGACCTTGGGTCGAATACCACCCTGTCAGTACCATCACGGATGCAGCTCCTATTGAATTCAACGTAGGGGGTACCGCGGAAGAATATGTCGATCTCTCTCAAACCATGATTCAAGTGACAACCAAAATCGTCAACCCTGACAATTCATCTCTCAGACCAGATGCTCAGGTGGGACCCGTTAATCTATTTTTACCCTCGCTCTTCAGCCAGGTTGACGTGATGCTAAATGAAAAATTAGTGTCGCAACCTTCAAACACCTACCCTTATAGGGCTTTAATGGAGACATTGTTACACTACGGAAGTGAGGCAAAGACATCGCAGCTTACTCAACAATTGTACTACAAAGACGAAGCGGGTAGAATGGACGCCGTCAACCCTTTAGATGACGAAACAAACGAGGGACTAAAGAAACGACATACGTTTATAGCGGGAAGTAAACTCCTCGCTATGATTGGACCTGTATACGCCGATCTTTTCTTTCAGGAAAGACTTTTACTACCTGGAGTCGATTTAAAGCTCAAATTCAACCGCAGCAAGGACTCGTTCTGTCTTCTATCATCCGACACAAATCCAAAGTACAAAGTGGTCATTGACAAGGCTTCCCTCTACGTCAGGAGAGTGAAAGTCAACCCATCGGTGATGATCTCACACACTAAAACACTGGAAAAATCAAACGCAAAGTATCCCGTGAACAAAGTAGATGTACGTTCCTTTTCGATTCCTGCTGGTAACATGTCAGTGAGCAAGGATAACCTCTTTCTTGGTCAACTCCCCAACCGAATCATCGTCGGTTTCGTAGACAACGATGCTTACAACGGTTCCTATACCAAAAATCCTTATAACTTCAAACATCTTAATCTCAACTTCATTGGTGTCACTATCGATGGGGAATCAATACCTATGAGACCTCTTCGTCCCAACTATGTAGAAGGACCAGGGCAGAATTTCATACACGCTTACAATTCTCTCTTCATGGGTTGTGGCCGTATGTTTAGGATAAAGGATTGGACATTGACAGAGAAGAATATTCAAAGGGATACACGCTGTACACCTTTGACCTGA